The sequence CCGACTCGAGACCTTTATACctaattaataattatatatatatttaatagaaaTATGATATATCTTTAAGAACGGATATCCGCTATACACATGATATTAGTCCGATACATTAGGTTTCACAATCTTCATAGGGTAAAATAGGACATGTGCTGATATTTCAGGTAATTTATCGTGCTATACATGGAAATCATCCTCAGCTTATGAAGTGTTCTTTTAGATATTCGAAAGCAATACAATTCATGAAGGTTACACTCGGAAACTCTGAATACGGTATGACTCCCCTGCCTTGGCTATATTAGAAGGGGTAGGGGTATGCCAAAGGGGGCTCGAGCCAAATTTGATTCCAGGCTAGACAATCGAATTCAAAGCAAGGAGTCGAACAAATCATATAGAGCAAGTGTAGACTGATAGAAGCGGAAACAACCAATTGAGATCCACAACAAGATCATACCACGACGAGATTCATATGATAAGAACTTTAAGATTTAGAATATGAGATAACTCGTTAAGATCCTAAGGATTAGATCTAGACATATCCCCATTATTATTGTCTTCTACTGAAATTAATCAAGACGAAACATAATATAAGCCTATTATTCTAAAGGATACCTGAATCTGTATAAAATCTCATATTCTCTTTTTTAATACGTATCGTTAATGAACATATGTCCCTATTTTATACTAGCATTTGTATAAGAACATCTCAAGCAGATGTTCTAAAATTTCGtcatctataatattattatagtatcttctaatactattataatattatctatttttttattttcaacagCTACCATATTTTCTATCTTACCTTTTCTCATCCCCTCAGACCCACAGACATGCTCAGTAAACAGTGATACAGGATGCTCCTTCCATCCGCAACTTTGTCGCTGGCTCCTTCCGTCCGTATTCCTATAGCGCTCCTGTAGCACCAATGCAGTTGCTGTTGGAGAAAGATGAGGGGTGGAAAGAGAAGCAAATACATCGGTACAGTCATGCGGCTGATTTTGAGAATTCCGCTAGAGACGGCCTAATCGACTTTGGTGTAACACCTATCTAGTTTACTCTAATTAAAAACTTAACGGTGCGGTGTAACATCTAAGCTCTGTGTATATTTTGTACTCATGACTTCGAGGGACGAAACCGGAGAAAAAGTAGAGAGAATAAAAGGAAGGGGCAAAGCTTTTCACAGAGGGAAGGGCTGTCAAACCATGGTCACCAAGGAGGAAGACAAACACTCCCAGCCAATCACCAGCACCAGGACATGCAGTGCAGCTTCATGGGATGCTTGCAGCCTGCAGGCCGTCAACCGCCTGGAAGGCGCAACTCCATCCAGGCATCCAATAGCTCCCTCCAGTCCATCCCAAACCCAGCAAGCCGCCAGCAGCGTGCCCTCCTCTCCCCAATCCAGTGGACCAGCGCCCCTCCGGAGCCCGGGCTGCCCCCGGCTGTCTCACGCGCCCGCCTCGGCTCTCTGCCCTGCCCCCAGGACGACGCGATCGATGGACGCCCGCACCGCATCGGATAGATGGATGACGTTGGTGGGGAGCGGAGAAGGAAAGGAGGCGCCTtgtcaccctcctcctcccgtGCCCTGACACCACGCGGCCCCGGTctcccctcctcttcctccccgtCTGGATCTatccctctcccctccccaccCCCACCGCCATCGTCCTCGCCCTCCCGGCCTCCTGTGTCTCTGCCGCGGGCCCGGGCGCCGGGTTCCtggcctcgcctcgcctcgccggcGTGAtggacggcggcggggaggcgcTGCTGGTGCGGAGGAGCAAGGGCAAGAAGAGGCCGCCGGCGGCGCCAGCGGAGAGGGAATCCGGCGGCGGGGATAGGTTCCGCGCGCTCTGGCGGGACTACCACGACCTGCTGGAGGTGGGGAGCGCGCTCCGCTCGGTTCTTTCTCTGTCGTTCAGTCCATCAAACTGTTCTACTTTTCTTGGTGCTCTTACGAGCTAATGATTTCACTATCCTGATTATAATCTAGCGTGCCGCGCATGCTTGATCGTTCTTGCTATCCCTGTTCTGTTTGGAGAGTATTTGGTTAGGCTGCTCCCGTTGGCCTGCATCCTTTCAGCTGTATAAGATGTAGCAGTCAGTCGAGTGTTTGCATGTCTGGACGAGCTCTCAGCGCTTGCACTGCTCGTGCAGTTGCACGCGCGCGTGCAGGACGAGGGAGACACGAGAATCGATCGTAGTTGAGATGCAGGTCCGACGGATGCAGTCTGTTGTGTGTTGGCTCACTCCGAGTCCTGTTATACAGTCTCAGATTCAGcctaccaaacacaaactcaaattcaacttgcatccgctcattcaaccaatcaaacactcttttttttttaaatacaacTTCCTTATTTTACTTCCCCTCATCAAGATATACGATACAGCTATACGAGATCTCATACAGACAACTAAACACacctttaatattttttatcagtACCTGGATCGGTTATTCCGGAATAGAATTGGGGGATTTGAGTGTACAGGGGGTGTTTGGCTGTATGATTCTTTGCTGTCGTCAGGGTTTTAAATCGCGGTTTCGTGGTGTGAACCGGAAAAAGCTACAATAGTTATCGCTAGCTAACGTGGAAGCTATACTTTGCCGCGGTTCAGTATATTCGAAGAGCTTATAAAACCATGGTACTCTAGAATATACTAAATCCTATGTATAAGACCATGACTCATAACATTCTTGCCAGAAATGTTTCAGTCAGTAAGAAATATGAATGTTAGAGTAGTGGGAAAAAGGAAGATAATGTGTCATGCTACATTTCTCATACAAACGGCTAGCTAGGTGGTAAGGCAAATAGCTGAGCTATTTGGTGCTATTGCGCTTGTAGCTAGTATAGCGGGAAATTAGACCATTGCTTCGCGTTTGGGGTCAAAATAAGCTATAGTGGAGCTACAGCGCAGCTATAGCTACCTATTTAGAACTTTGGCTGTCGTACATACTTAATTGGACTTGAAGCTGATAGAACATTTGGTGCAGGAAACTGAGGCAAAGAAGAAGAGGTTAGCAAGCACAAACCAGAGAAAGCTCGGCCTGCTTGCTGAAGTCAAGTATGACAGTTCTTCGGTTCTTGCTTATCGCTCCATGTTATCTCTAGTTCTTCATGCTGACAATTGTTAACACTTTTCAGCTTGGCTAACCATGTAACTGCGTTCTGTTGCAAGATTCTTGCGAAGGAAGTATGAATCCTTTGTGAAGGGCGATTCACAGCTAACGCATTACAAGCTGACGGGGCAGGCCCGGCAAATTCCATCTCCAGTGGGAGGCAATGAGGCTTCAACATTTGCTAATCATGGTGCGGGGACTGAAGTGCCTTCTACCAGCAAAAACCCAATTTTTGACGTAAATCAAGACACTGTAATGGTATGTGTTGGAAGTGTTTACATAATGCGGTAAAATAAGCATTGATATTATTCCACAGGTATAAATACAAGAGCTTAACATAATGAAACCATTACACATGAACAGTAGGCAGCATAAAAGAAATTTTGTAACAACAGTAACATGGATCATGTGTAAATTATGAACTGAACAGCAGACAcaatttttttgtgaaattactctaaaaaaaaagtatgaCAATTGGCCCCATGACCATTATGTTCCTGCTCTCTAATTGTGCTAACAAGTATTTCATCAATTGGGTTCCTAAGATCTCAACTGTAAAAATATAACCTGAACTTAATTCTCAAGTTCTAAAGGCCTATCCTGGACAGTGCTGCAGAGCAACATCAGAGAACACAAAATCGGCACAGTAGAAGCAAGATAGTCGAGATAGAGATGAAATTGAACTACAAATTGCAAAAAACAGTATTTGCAACTTGAACTAGCAATCCATCTAGAACCAGATATATGCAAAGTATACAGATCTCACTGCAGCACTAATCCAATGATAAGgttaatagagagcaagctgTCGACACAATTCAACAATTGTATCACGGTGTGTAGGAATCAGAACAGAACCATACACCACTTAGCCTATAGGCGCCACCAAATGCGACCAAACAACAAGGGAAACTACAATATATGCTAGTGTACTCACTGAATATGCCTAATCTCATAACAATTacacatcatcgagcatctcgtGCTGTCCAGAACATAAAAAGAGAGGAAACTAAAATACTCACAGTGAAATTCGCTTAAAAACAAAATCAATCAAGGCAAGACATAGCACAGAAGCCGTTGTCCCATAAATTGCCATCGGCGAGGAATACGGAGATACAAGGCCTCACCGCACCGCTTCGACGCGTGCAGGTGAGCCTCGACAATTGCAGCTCCGATGAGCACCAACAAAATAGCTCCACCACCGAATCTCTTATAGCTCCCAATCACCAAGCCAAAGCCCGAGCTCAAATCAGGTCAAGCACAGGTGATGATCCCCAAACCGAAAGAGAATACAGTGAGAATCAATAAGATGGACGAGAGTTTTTCAATCAGCTTccaaggaagaggaaaagagcCTACATATAGAAGCAACGGCATCGTCCAACCCCACCCCGATCCCCGAAGGGACAGGGAGGCGGCTACGCTGCTATCGTCGCCGCTCAAAggtcaccacctcctctctctccctagtCTCTCTTTTCCATCGCATGGCCTAGCTGATCCAAGTACCCTCACCGCATGGACATGGGCAGCACAAAGGCCAATGGGCCATTCGGTCCGCAAGAGAAAAAAGGCTCAGGAAAacattaaaatttatattttactCAACAGGAAGTTCATGAAGTAAACTGTAAAACAAAAAGCTTAATACAAATATCTGACAATTAAAAGTGCCTCTTTGTCTGCAGGATGACGAGAGGAATGATTGCCAGGAACATCAGGGCCATACAGAACTTGATAGGTTTGATCAGGTTGGGGTGGATGAAGATATGATGGCAACCGATGTCAAATTATCAGTTTGTAGGGATACAGGAAACTCAACGGCAAGTGACGATAAGAGATCGATTCCATGGCAAGACCGGTTAGCGTTGAAAGCCTAGTCCCTCCATAGATGTGGTTAAGAAATAACATTCTTCTCTGATAATTGATTGCACTTTGCTAAGTACTCCTCAAATGCTGAGTAGTGCTTTGTACAGAAACAATTAGTTATGCATGTTACACTGCCTGATCCACAAACTCGGATGGTTCTACCATGCTCTGAGGCAAGTTTGACATGAGAATTGTGATGTTATGAATGATTGTGTCCAGATTTCAGATTGACTACTTTGAATACGCTATTGTGCGTGAAATGTGTTTTGAATCATCCgaggaaaaaaattcttaatGGTGTAAATTGTAAATTGAGGGTTAAATAATAACGGAGGGTGCTAAATGGACTCTTTAGCAATGATCAGTGGGTGAAATCGACTCGTtcctgtttttttttgttgcattttttcTGGTTGTTTAGGGGTTGCATTTTTACAATTGTACCATAACCAACCCGCTCGTAAGTTCTGAAAAATACTATTTTCTTTATAGATCAAATATATTGTtagaaaatagtagtcaaagaACAGATGAAGCACAGATGAAAGAACAGATGAAGCACAGATTTAAGTACTCTATGCTAGCATtgcaacatgaatatattgtaCTTGACGGATGAAACAACTGAAGTCGGTACTCGAAATGAATGATGGTGATCAACCATTGAGCTTTGCCAGATGCTTCTTCCCAGTACGATGGTGTGCGAGCATTTTTTCGCTGTTGCACTGACAATTGCAGATCTCGCAAAAGCTTATCAACATCCGCTTCTCCACCTTCTCTAAGTGCTCCCCCTGCGATGTTCCGCAATCATACTCTTGATGCATTTTCTCTAAGAAGCTTGCGAAAGTATAATGTCCTCTGTATCTCCATCTCCTTTGAGCTTACACCCTGGCTGTTAGAACCATCCGAAGGTAGATTCTTTGCCTGCCGTCTTCTGACTGCTTGATTGCGCATTCGTGCCTTCTCTATGCAGAGCTTCTATCTTCTTTTGGTGCCCCATGCTTCTGCAGTGATCCTCAAATTGAGATTCAGAGTTACATTTGGCCTGACAGATACTGCAGCCCCATTTTTTGGGTGGTTGCTGGTTCTTGGCGATTTGTGGCGGCATATTTCCCACTCGCTTGGCTTCGAGTTGTAGGGCCTGGAAATTCATCTGGTGTTTCTTGCCTCGAAGGTGGCTCTCAACGACTGATTGACAAGTGCACTTAACTTGGCAAATGCTGCAAATCAATATTGAAGAAGCTGGTTTCTCTTCATCCTGCGGCACAATGTTTGGATGCGAATCCGCTTCCCAATGCACAGAATTCCTTGCCATGCTCTTGCTTTCTTCCAGCAGGGCTTGGATCTTTGCCTGATGTCTTTTGCCTTTCAGGTGGTTCTCCAAGTCCGATTTGCAAGTGCAGTTTGCTTGGCAAAATCTGCAAACCCATGTTGGACATGGCTTCTCTGCATATTGCCTCACCTTTCTTGATTTCTCTGctcttgcttttgcttttgcctTCAGAGCAATGACATTTGACCGGTGCTTCAGCCCTGCAAAATGCTGCAGCAAGTTGCCCTCACTGGTTGCTTCCACAAGGCAGATGGCACAACTCCATTTTACTGAAGGCGACGTCCTCTTGGACAGTATAGTCTGTTTGTTTGATATGCATTTTGATTAGACCTTTGGTAGCTAACTGAATTAACGGTGAAAGCAAGACGAACAACAAATTGCTACTAAGTTTTTCTCTCAGTTTGATTACACCATTAGCATGTGAAATAGTGTAAAATGGAACGTAAATTAGCTAGAGAAATCTCCATATACAAATCCTGCAAAGGTGTAATAGGCTCAAGCAGTAGTCAAGCTTCGAGGGAAAGCTTACCAGCATTCTGAAGAAGTAAATAAATACTCCAAATAACAAAGATAGAGGCGAAACAAATAGTAACagatgaaaaagaaaacataatGGTAAGTTGCTCACCTCattggacttttgcagcttgcactCATCAAGTGCTGCATTCTCCTGACCTCCCGCCTTATCAGTACCACAAGAAGTTTTCAAGCATTCACGGACGAGATCTTCCATGGCAGGCTTCTGGGAGTTCAATTCTATACCGCCGTGCactccatctttcttcttcagatCATGGACCTCATCTACGCCGACGTTACGCTCGGGACCAACCGCCACTCTGCTGTGCGGCATGAACTGCTCACTGAAGGCGAAGGGCACCGGCTCAGCCCGTTCGGCAACGGCAGAGGCAGTGCATTGGTGGGAAGCGGAGCTCAGGGCCATGGCGCGTTCTATCTTGCCCAGCTCGACCATGATGATCTCCTGGCGAAGGCGATCATTCTGGAGCTGCGACAGCAGCGCGTCCCTGATCACCAGCATCGCGTCTCCTGCACAAGCAGCGCGGAATTCCTGATGGTCAGCACGAAACATAACGCCACCAAATGAGCAGAAGAAGATGAGATTCATTTATTGGGATTCTTGGCATCAGCGGAGGCTCGGGAAAGCGGCTGCCGTCGCCGGCTCTGTCCGCCGCGGCGGCTGCTGGGCCTCGGCCGACGAACACCATCGATCGGTGGATCGGGTCCTGTGGGGAGCACAGCTGCGCGAGGAAACAGAAAGGTTTTGCTGTGTCTAGGCGAGCGAGgcgaagggagggagggagccgTGGATTTTTAAGGAGTGGAGCCACGCACATCAGCCGCGCAAAACAGCTTCAGGCGTCATCGTGAGTCATGACCGTCCAACCCAACGAAGGAGACGACTCTTCCCCTTCTCATTCTCCCGTTCCGCGCTGCCTCGTTCCTCGCGTGGCTGCTCACCTTCCGAAGACCCCAGTTCATTCGTCGCGCTCCCACGCAAACGCGGAAGCCCAAGGTTCCGTGGATTCTTGGCACGGAATCGCAAGAGTCGCTTCGCTGAACAAAATAAATCAGAAAAGACTCGtcttttttccctctctctgTTCTCTACCAAGAAAGCCGACGGCGGAGGTAGGTGGCGGTGAAAGGTGGGGCCGCTTTACGTACCGTGAGGCAGCGGAGGGTCGGGGAAGCGGCGGCCCCCGTCCACGTCCACGTCCTCGTcggccgcggcggtggcggggcCTCGGCGAGCGAACTCCATCGGTCGGCCGGGGAAGCAGCGCGAGGAAACGGAAGGGTTTTGGTGTGGCTGTTGTTCCGGCGGGCAAGGCGGAGGAGGGCGCGAGGAAAGGGGGCGAGCAAAAGCAAATAAATAGTGGGAGGGGAGACTTTGAGCTTTCGACGACGACGATTAAAAGTggttgggtcttctttcccacCATCGAGATTCGAGACGGCTTAGATTGCTCAATGGGCAAGCGAGCCACCAAACGGCAAAGATGCAGCTATCCTGTCCCCACGAATTGCACGCGAAGAATCTAGGGTGCGTTGGGTGGTCTGTATGAGTTTTTTAAGTTGCGTGAACCAGTAAATATAGACGAGTAAATATagtaatctaaaaaaaaatagtattgaGTTGTCTGCATAAATAGATATAATGATTATGTATCTGCAGATGTAATGATCATGTGAAGGTGTTTGGTTGTCTCTATGAGCGGAAGCAGTGACCTTGCACCTGAGACTAACGAGTGAGCTTGTTGCAGCACTGTAACAGATGTAATATATCCACTGACCCAGGCTCATAGAGAAGCTCGATTCGACCGTATTCACCGGATCAGACTCCAACCGTATAATTGTATCCATAGATGTAAAGAGGAACAACGGATGCATGCAATCAAACAAACTTCTCTTTAGAAATATACGCATGAGCAAACCAGAATACCCCTGATACAGGCAACAAAACACGCCCCTGTATGCTTCAACAGCTTGTGTATCTTCTGTATTGCCACATGAATTATTTTTACTCCATCTTGACCAAGATATTTAAGTTATATGCACAATATCTAACATGCAAATATGCACCTCAAACAACAATTCATGTTTATGATTATCTATCAACTTCTCACATGCTAAAGTGTTATTACTTGCAAACAATTTATCTCTTACACCCCAATCTATTAGGCTGCTTACAATAGCTTCTTCGATAACAAAGCCTGTGTGAAGacaatcactacgtgaaaaaagttatgtgtgacgggtgataaccgtcatggATCACCCAAAAGACgttactgatgactagtcataagtgacaggtaaggaCCATAGGTGACGTGTCGTAATTGTGGCATGTCATCTATTAGCGTCTCCGCTGAGCTGTATAGaacgacataagtgacgggtaaacttttgacccgtcacttatgacattcTATACAGCTCATGGGAGaatatataagtgacaggtaaagaatttacctgtcacttatcTGAATACATAAGTGATATGTAACccattcacccgtcacttatgtctttctcacTAGCACATGAGAGAAtacataagtaacgggtaacttatttacccgtcacttatgtgtaggttatcCTGCTGGATTGTACTGCTTCCTGACTGCATCCTAGAGCGTAGCCAGTATTTGGCAGctatcttctccctgcaaacaacagcaacacatctaaatctatatcgacaaacacacttcattatagaatcataaaggttacaaagttccgacCAATTCATTACAGATTCTCAAATGTTAAAAAGtttcgatcaactcatattacataagatctacctcacaacctagggattctatagtAGAACTCGCCatgtgggctgatgacttcacaCACAATGAACTCGGTGATCCATCGTCGAATCTCCGCAAGTGCACCGTCGTGGAAAAAAAGAGCGTCAAATTCCTGCATAATTTGAcacgtaaccaatgtcatgttaccatgaaattaaactaattattgaAATTAGTTACGACTAATCTCGCATTGAACTTACATGGGGGGATTTGAGATCCTTCATGCAGAGCGTGAGGAGTATGTTCCacacaacatagaatccgcaggtgttgcccggtggttaTTGATGGTACTGCTGAatagaaaatttagtgttagatcaaaagggaaaaaaacagcaaccgagagcatttggtaatctatTAGGTAGCACTTACAGCAAATCCGGTCATGTGTGTCAGTCTGCAACCGTCTTTCacgttgtagtcaggttgagctcgaagatACTTGTCATAAGCTCTGCATAAAGATGGATCaattagggagcatttgaatgttagaaaagttaaatatataaACTAAGTTAGGTAGAACTTATGCgtcgaggagtccttttacagtGCTGTAATCATGttgtctaagtttgccttttggtcctactggtcttgacaaGTTGAGGTAGAACACTAAGTTTCACTTGAGGAAaataaccagtaagatccaatgaccaCCGGTATTGTGGGCGCCCAACAGGTAgtccattttggaatattgttgcattgccctggccacatggTCCGTAGCatagtcggggtgaagttggatgactgaTATTGTAATGGCATCAAGGTGAAGAAATGCGATagactccttgttcttctttgtttctttcatcaagtgtctacagataagaacatagttacattcaagacttagtgatattaattaatgaatatctagTTTCAGGGgacttacaatatgaagatccgtaataacgaCACGTTCagaccatcaaggttgaagaggccGTATAAGTCATCGAAACCCACAATAAAGTAGCTGTCATCATTACTTAATAAGTgtcgtcgtttgtactgtacgactatggatgtgATATTGCTATCTCTAgaagtctgcatgtagtaattatgcaggttgacacatgcttttcccgccctcgttaggccatctaccgtcatcatgggcttcccatattggaatttcatGTTAGCCTGTGTCCATATTGCTCCAATGTCCGTGAACTTCTTCACTGGTACAATGACCTTCGACCTCTCTGGCAGGTgtttcttagagcctttcttcttgacctccttttccttcttctttgggctctttgggggagacgACATTGGAGCTGGAAGCGAGGCTGCCGGAAACAGAGGAGAAGGCTGCGAAGACGGCTCTGCCTTCTCTGAAAGCGAGGGATGTGACGGCGGTACACTTGACGCTCGTCCAGAccgggatgcactggagaccactatgttgcccctcttccactggattctttgacgaagagcttcacccagagttgtgacttcatcattggggggggggggggagctccaacacgtgatcggtggcattgctatgtaccatgtccaccataaCCACGGTGTAG is a genomic window of Phragmites australis chromosome 17, lpPhrAust1.1, whole genome shotgun sequence containing:
- the LOC133897238 gene encoding UBP1-associated proteins 1C-like isoform X1, coding for MEFARRGPATAAADEDVDVDGGRRFPDPPLPHGDAMLVIRDALLSQLQNDRLRQEIIMVELGKIERAMALSSASHQCTASAVAERAEPVPFAFSEQFMPHSRVAVGPERNVGVDEVHDLKKKDGVHGGIELNSQKPAMEDLVRECLKTSCGTDKAGGQENAALDECKLQKSNETILSKRTSPSVKWSCAICLVEATSEGNLLQHFAGLKHRSNVIALKAKAKARAEKSRKVRQYAEKPCPTWVCRFCQANCTCKSDLENHLKGKRHQAKIQALLEESKSMARNSVHWEADSHPNIVPQDEEKPASSILICSICQVKCTCQSVVESHLRGKKHQMNFQALQLEAKRVGNMPPQIAKNQQPPKKWGCSICQAKCNSESQFEDHCRSMGHQKKIEALHREGTNAQSSSQKTAGKESTFGWF
- the LOC133897238 gene encoding UBP1-associated proteins 1C-like isoform X2, with the translated sequence MLVIRDALLSQLQNDRLRQEIIMVELGKIERAMALSSASHQCTASAVAERAEPVPFAFSEQFMPHSRVAVGPERNVGVDEVHDLKKKDGVHGGIELNSQKPAMEDLVRECLKTSCGTDKAGGQENAALDECKLQKSNETILSKRTSPSVKWSCAICLVEATSEGNLLQHFAGLKHRSNVIALKAKAKARAEKSRKVRQYAEKPCPTWVCRFCQANCTCKSDLENHLKGKRHQAKIQALLEESKSMARNSVHWEADSHPNIVPQDEEKPASSILICSICQVKCTCQSVVESHLRGKKHQMNFQALQLEAKRVGNMPPQIAKNQQPPKKWGCSICQAKCNSESQFEDHCRSMGHQKKIEALHREGTNAQSSSQKTAGKESTFGWF